The nucleotide window GATGGTCGCCCGGTGGCAACTCACCGACCACCAGTCCCTGTTCGGCGATCCTGTCGATCAACCGGGTATGACCCGGCGGATAGGGCCGGTCGACGCCGCAGGCGAGCACGGCGACGGTGGCGCCGCCCGCTGCGAGCGCGCCGCGGTGCGTGGCCCCGTCCACTCCGTAGGCACCTCCCGAGACCACGACCCAGCCCCGCTCCGCGAGCCCGGCGCCCAGCGTGGAGGCCATGTGGGCGCCGTACTCGGTGCAGGCCCGGGCGCCCACGACCGCGACGGAGCGCAGGGCCCACATCCGCAGGCTGGGCAGCCCGCGCACCCACAACCCGACGGGCCTGGCGTCCTCCAGGTCGTCCAGTTGCGCGGGCCACTCGGTGTCGCCGGGGCACACGAACCGCGTGCCGGAGTCCCGCGCCACCGCCAGGTCCCGCCGTGGGTCGGCCCGGTCGGCCCGGGCCCGCAGACCCGCCCATCGGGTGTCCGTCACGCCGGGCAGCCGCTCTCCGTCCCCGGCGAGGCGCCGGACCACCTCCGCCGCGCCGCTCTCGCGGAGCCATCGCCCGCAGATCTCGTCCCCCGGTTCG belongs to Streptomyces sp. V3I8 and includes:
- the dprA gene encoding DNA-processing protein DprA, encoding MSGVSGDEERLHRAFLARVVEPGDEICGRWLRESGAAEVVRRLAGDGERLPGVTDTRWAGLRARADRADPRRDLAVARDSGTRFVCPGDTEWPAQLDDLEDARPVGLWVRGLPSLRMWALRSVAVVGARACTEYGAHMASTLGAGLAERGWVVVSGGAYGVDGATHRGALAAGGATVAVLACGVDRPYPPGHTRLIDRIAEQGLVVGELPPGDHPTPSRFILRNRVIAALTRGTVVVEAAHRSGALVTARAAQRLGRFTMGVPGPATSGLSAGVHELLRGDAVLVTDAAEVAELVGDMGELAPARRGPVLPRDLLDPAAARVLAALPAQEAAAPREIARDAGTGEDDTVARLYELRSLGFVERHGDGWKLTRQAVMSVDTKGGHR